The following proteins are co-located in the Takifugu flavidus isolate HTHZ2018 chromosome 16, ASM371156v2, whole genome shotgun sequence genome:
- the fam98b gene encoding protein FAM98B yields the protein MECDILDSLEQLGYDGPLLDEKALLAAAAEGLSCPEYVDLCRWLTSSLKPLCDLKENLTSGPDDMDGLRTELSGFLKELHCPNDISGILNGSELKTKDHLKFILFLSSELQAARMVRSRHIAESRQEESPMCQELLSICAMLNIPEPRGLDTAGVFSQVQDRVEKILEDLPDGSVGKPVLKKSPDSDQWEKLDSINAALSSEYECRRRMLIKRLDVTVQSFGWSDRAKVKVDSMARVYQPRRHALRPQSAVDMSKLLAAREDLCNVVKTSSGSSREKTVCAVNKVLMGVVPDRGGRPSEIAAPPPEMPPWQKRQDGGGGGGWGGHGGQGRGRGGGGGRWRGGGWNQGGHGNYGGHGRHGGKRGRYKY from the exons ATGGAATGTGATATTTTGGACTCCCTGGAACAGCTTGG CTATGATGGCCCCCTGTTGGACGAAAAGGCGCTGCTCGCAGCCGCGGCAGAAGGTTTGTCTTGTCCCGAGTATGTGGATCTCTGCCGGTGGCTCACATCCAGCTTAAAGCCGCTGTGTGATCTGAAGGAGAACCTTACTTCTGGGCCAG ATGACATGGACGGGCTGCGGACGGAGTTGAGTGGCTTCCTGAAGGAGTTGCACTGTCCTAATGACATTTCTGGGATTCTGAATGGCAGCGAGTTAAAAACAAAAGACCACCTCAAATTCATTT TGTTTTTGAGCTCAGAGCTCCAGGCGGCACGGATGGTGAGGAGCAGACACATTGCAGAGAGCCGACAGGAAGAAAGTCCGATGTGTCAGGAGCTCCTGTCAATCTGTGCCATGCTGAATATCCCAGAGCCCAGAGGactggacacagcaggagtgTTCTCTCAAGTCCAAGACAGG GTCGAGAAAATACTTGAAGATCTTCCAGACGGCTCTGTCGGAAAGCCGGTGCTAAAGAAATCACCAGACAGTGACCAGTGG GAGAAACTGGACAGCATAAACGCAGCTCTGTCGTCCGAGTACGAGTGTCGGCGCAGGATGCTGATCAAACGTCTGGACGTCACAGTTCAGTCTTTTGGCTGGTCTGACAGAGCAAAG GTGAAGGTGGACAGCATGGCGAGGGTTTACCAGCCCAGGAGACACGCTCTGAGGCCGCAGTCCGCTGTGGACATGTCCAAGCTGCTGGCTGCCAGAGAAGACCTCTGCAACGTAGTGAAGACcagcagcggctccagcagGGAGAAGACGGTCTGTGCTGTGAACAAG GTGTTGATGGGAGTTGTTCCGGACAGAGGAGGACGTCCCTCTGAGATAGCAGCGCCGCCTCCTGAGATGCCGCCCTGGCAAAAAAGACAAgatgggggaggtggaggcggCTGGGGAGGCCATGGAGGTCAAGGTCgtggtagaggaggaggaggaggaagatggagaggaggtggaTGGAACCAAGGTGGACATGGAAATTATGGAGGACATGGTAGacatggagggaagagaggccGGTACAAGTATTGA